TGTATGCCTTTCCTGCAAACGATGTTGAAGCAGCAAATAAAGCAAAAAATATAGGGTATATGCATTTCATATAATGACTCCTTCTTCTAAATGGGCTTTCGCCTTTACACTGCGTAAAATATACATTTTTTTTACAATGGTTAAGTTGTCGAAAACCAGCTGTGCTTCCCTCTGTACAAGGTCTTACTTGTTTAAATAAACGCCCTTTGCCATGCGGTTTCCACCGCGGACAGAACGACCCTTCAGGTCGTAGGTGCGCGTCGTACGGTTCAGACGGATTTTCCCTGTACGGCTGTTGAACTGGCCAATAACCGTCGTCTGTTCCGAGCCATCCTTTTCTCTGTCAACAATAATAACCTCCATCTCGTCCGGAAGGTCGTCGACAGGTGCGGGCTGGTACAAGGCATGGGACTGCGCCCGCGGTGCTGATTGCGGTACCGGCTTTTTATAGATATAGGCGCGGAACGGCTTGATGTAGGCTCCTTCGCCCACCTTGACAAACTGGCCAATCGAGATATCTGTAGCGGATGAACCCGCAAAGCCGTAGGCCGCGGCCTTGGCTGTTCCCTCGATTTCTGGATCGGTAGCATCCCAGGTTTTTGTTTGTACAACGCCACGGAACACGAAATCACCATATGCACTATAATCGTCGTCCTGCGCCACGTCGTATGCATCAGCGTCGGTCGGACTAGCCTTGAGCACAAGCGGGTTCGTATTATTTATGGAAATACTCGTTTTTCCAGACTCAAGCTGGATTAGATACGGCTTGTACGCTTCAAGCTTGGCAGTGCCGTAATTACATTTTGTGTTAGATTGTTCATTGCACCAGACCCGTTCCACAGCCACATACTTATGGTTTGTGCTATCAATGCCTATGCCGAGGAACGAAACAACCTGTTTTACGTTTCCAACTTTATTTGCGCTGATTTCGAATGGGAACATGATAGTAGAATAATTATTTTCACCATCGATGGCAGGGAAGGTGCGTTTAAAAATAACATTATCAACAGACGCATCTTCTGTAAGGCTCAAGGCGTCTTCGCCGTTATAATTGCCGTTAATAAAGGCGACGGTCTTGCTACCAGCGGTTTCAACATCAACAAGTGCCGCAGGGAATTCAAAGGAACTCTTTGCAATAGGCCCCATAACAACTCCACCGATAGTAATCGTAGAGGCAGATTCCTCATCCCCAACATTGATGCTATAGGGAGCATCAATCCCCTTTGTTGCCATAACCTTAGTTATGTCATTGGTAATTATAATATCGCCACTTTTTCCTTGATCACCATTGCCTACGCCGGCAGCTTGTTTACCAGCCGTCGCTTCAACTTCGCCACCACTGATTGTTATAGCGCCACTGGTTCCTCCATTGCCACTGCCTATGCCGGCTGCATAACTACCACCCATTGCTGTAACAATACCGCCTCTGATTGTTATAGCGGCGCTTACTCCACTTGAGCCGCTGCCTATGCCGGCAGCTTGAGGGCCACCCGTTGCTGTAACTTCGCCACCACTGATTGTTATATTACCGCAGGTTCCTCTACCGCCGCTGCCTATGCCGGCTGCATAACTACCACCCGTTGCTGTAACAATACCGCCACGGATAATTATATTACCACAGTTTTTTTTACCAAACTCGGCGTCATTGTCACTATAACCACCGCCTATGCCGGCGCCATAACCGCTGCTTCTAGCATCAAGGGAGCCATTGCCCTCAATCACTAACGTATATTCATCACCTGCTCCTTCATTTTTCGCAGCTTGAATGCCAGGAAATTCATCATAAAAACCCTTCACTGTATTAGAGCCTTTGAGAACGACGGTACAATTACCCAGGCAGGTAAGGCCCGCCCACGGGCAACCTTTTGAGTTGGAGCTGTTGATTGTCGCGTCACTGAGTGTGACCTTGGCATCGTTGGCGATGGAGATCTTGATTTTATTTTGAAGCGAGCCCGTCAGGACATCGCCATTCTGCGCTGTATAATTGCCTGTTAACGTAGAAAGATCGACTGTCGCAGCAAACGGTGCCGTAGCAGCAAATAAAGCAAAAAACATAGGGTATATGCATTTCATATAATGATTCCTTGTTATAAGTCCATTTTCGCTTTTAAGCCGCGCGAAATATACATTTTTTTTTACAATGGTTAAGTTGTCGAAAACCAGCTGTGCTTCCCGCTGTACAAGGTTTTGGAAGGGTTTGGGGCTCCTTAAAGAACTTTTGCTCAACCAATTCTACTTTATCTGCGATATGGCGTAAAGCGGACATATTTGAACGTGGCGAATTGCATTTTCCGCTTCGACATCGCAGTAGTCGAATTGCCCTAAGTTTTCAAGAGAAATACGATAAGCGTTCGAAAGATTTTTCTCGCGCATCATATTCCATAGGCTCTTCATGCCCCCCTGGGTATCTGCCTTGACCTCGATAGGCATGACATGCCCACCAAGGGAATCTACATAATCCACTTCGGACTGGCTATTCTTTTGCATCCGCGTCCAATAGAATAATTCGTGCCGCATATTTGGCGTCTTGTTCCGTAAAAGTTCAAGCCCGGCAACCATTTCTGCCAACGAGCCCTTGTTCACAAGATCCGTGGCACTTGCCGTGAGAATTGCAGAGATAGTCTCGGAAATGTCGCCAAGGGACATATTCATTAAACGTAATTGCAAACCGGAATCGAGAAGCAGGTATTTTTGGTAAGACGGATCCGCTTCGCTCCCCAAAGGGAGTCCGTTTGCTGCAGAACGTGTTACGGGAGTGACAATTCCCGCAAGGGTAAGCAACTGCATGGCTTCACGGATTTTTTCTGTTTTGTAACCGTTCCCTACCTTTGCATACGTGAATTTCTTTGTGATTTGCAATGCCGCACTTCGGAATGCAGACCTGAGTAAAGTAGGGTCGACATTCTTCTTGTATTTGGCAAAATCATCTTCGTACGAAATCAGAATGTCGTCTTGGATAGATTGACACTGTAGGTAGTCCTTGCTTTCAATCCACTTGGCGACTACTTCTGGCATTCCGCCCACCATGAGGTAGGTTCTGAAAAGTTCCACGAATTTATTGTGAACCGTTTCCGGCAACGGCTTATCGCTCGATGCCTGATCGCGGACTTTTAGAAGCTTGTCAAAACCATTTGCCTGCGCGAACTCGTCAAAGGTCATGGGGTACATGAACATGGAATGGATGCGGCCCACGCCAAAAGTCGGGAGTTCCTGGAGGGCGAATTCAAGCAGTGATCCGGCGGCAATCACATGCAAGCAGGGCAAATCCTCCTTGAAAAAACGGAGCGACATGATCGCTTCGGGGCAAAGCTGAACCTCATCTAGAAAAAGGAGCGTCTGTCCAGGAATAATAGGCCTGGCACTTATAGCGGAAATTTCAGCAACGATTCTATTCACATCCAGATTTTTGTTAAAAACCTCTTTGTATTCCGGAT
The genomic region above belongs to Fibrobacter sp. UWB10 and contains:
- a CDS encoding AAA family ATPase → MYFERKIDRFLLEWSKQKDHKPLLLRGARQVGKSSSVEHLGEHFENCVSINFEKNPEYKEVFNKNLDVNRIVAEISAISARPIIPGQTLLFLDEVQLCPEAIMSLRFFKEDLPCLHVIAAGSLLEFALQELPTFGVGRIHSMFMYPMTFDEFAQANGFDKLLKVRDQASSDKPLPETVHNKFVELFRTYLMVGGMPEVVAKWIESKDYLQCQSIQDDILISYEDDFAKYKKNVDPTLLRSAFRSAALQITKKFTYAKVGNGYKTEKIREAMQLLTLAGIVTPVTRSAANGLPLGSEADPSYQKYLLLDSGLQLRLMNMSLGDISETISAILTASATDLVNKGSLAEMVAGLELLRNKTPNMRHELFYWTRMQKNSQSEVDYVDSLGGHVMPIEVKADTQGGMKSLWNMMREKNLSNAYRISLENLGQFDYCDVEAENAIRHVQICPLYAISQIK